CCGGTCGCCTGCGCCTCGATCGCCACGAGCCCGAAGGATTCGTTGTACGAGGGCATGACCAGCACCGACGCCGCCCGGAACCAGTCGGCGAGGCGGTCCTGCGCGACCGGGGGGTGGAAGTGGACGACGTCCGCGATGCCGAGCTTCGCCGCGAGCTTCTGCAGCCCCTCGGGCTTGGCGAGGCCGCTGCCGCTGGGGCCGCCGACGACGGGTACGAAGAGGCGCGCGCGCAGCGAAGGATCGCGGTCGACCAGTACGGCGACCGCCCTCAGCAGGATGTCGGGGGCCTTGAGCGGCTGGATCCGGCCCGCGAAGAGGGGGATCACGGCCTCCTGCGGGAGCCCGAGGCGGGCGCGGGCGGCGGCCCGGCCGTCGCCGACGGTGAAGCGGTCGAGGTTCACGCCGGGGTGGACGACGGCGACCTTGCCGGGGTCGGCCTCGTAGTGCCGCACGAGTTCGTCGGCTTCCTCGGCGGTGTTGGCGATGAGCCGGTCGGCGGCCTTGACGATCTGCGTCTCGCCGATGACGCGGGCGGCGGGCTCGGGGGTGTCGCCCTCGGCGAGCGCCGCGTTCTTGACCTTGGCCATGGTGTGCATGGCGTGTACGAGCGGCACGCCCCAGCGTTCGGCGGCGAGCCAGCCGACGTGGCCGGAGAGCCAGTAGTGGGAGTGGACGAGGTCGTAGTAGCCGGGGCGGTGCCCGGCCCATGCCTGCATCACGCCGTGGGTGAAGGCGCACAGCTGGGCCGGCAGCTCCTCCTTGGCGAGGCCTTCGTACGGACCCGCGTCCACGTGCCGGACGAGGACCCCCGGGGCCAGCTCGACGCGGGGCGGGAGCCCGCCGGTGGTGGCGCGGGTGAATATTTCGACCTCGATGTTGATCGCGGCCAGCCGCTTGGCGAGCTCGACGATGTACACGTTCATACCGCCGGCGTCGCCGGTGCCGGGCTGGTGCAGGGGTGAGGTGTGCACGCTGAGCATGGCGACGCGGCGGGGCTTGCGCGAGTGGCCCACGGCCGGCAGGCGCAGGCGGGGCGGCTCGTGCCGGGTCGAGCGGGCGGCGGCGATGCGGCCGCTGATACTGCCGCCGAAGCGGGACACGTACTGGCTCAAGGGAGCAGTTCCTCTCGCTCGGACGGCGCGCTGGGGCTGGCGCAGGGCATGACTCGCGGAGCGCGGTGTGCGCCCTGCAAGGAGTGCAACCCGTGCGGGCGCGTCCCGCATTCCGGGGTGGACGGATTTCCCTCTCCTTATCTTTCGGGGGCCACGCTCACCACGGCCTCGGGAGACGCCCGCCCCGGGC
This Streptomyces sp. NBC_00539 DNA region includes the following protein-coding sequences:
- the mshA gene encoding D-inositol-3-phosphate glycosyltransferase yields the protein MSQYVSRFGGSISGRIAAARSTRHEPPRLRLPAVGHSRKPRRVAMLSVHTSPLHQPGTGDAGGMNVYIVELAKRLAAINIEVEIFTRATTGGLPPRVELAPGVLVRHVDAGPYEGLAKEELPAQLCAFTHGVMQAWAGHRPGYYDLVHSHYWLSGHVGWLAAERWGVPLVHAMHTMAKVKNAALAEGDTPEPAARVIGETQIVKAADRLIANTAEEADELVRHYEADPGKVAVVHPGVNLDRFTVGDGRAAARARLGLPQEAVIPLFAGRIQPLKAPDILLRAVAVLVDRDPSLRARLFVPVVGGPSGSGLAKPEGLQKLAAKLGIADVVHFHPPVAQDRLADWFRAASVLVMPSYNESFGLVAIEAQATGTPVLAAEVGGLPVAVNDGVTGILVPGHDPVDYARELRRFLDEPSLADRMGAEAARHAQFFGWDTAASGTADVYTAAMHDHRRRVRSHHG